One genomic region from Balaenoptera acutorostrata chromosome 1, mBalAcu1.1, whole genome shotgun sequence encodes:
- the MIIP gene encoding migration and invasion-inhibitory protein isoform X1 → MVETRDLAQLRQLNLELLRQLWVGQDAVRRCVAKAASESSLGSSSSYDSEMPSSQEASSVAWRASCPRDAHQGDPCDRDGASSGVVSLPPAKCLHQESPGPRRPHSAPLLATSGLSDPELSAELDSLDTQEAQALKSILAQRSKLSEPRVTNKESPVPEKSWRLRPCLGYDWIAGSLDNSSPVTSKPEAFFSKLQKFREANKEECICSDPESQFLGLQESGAVEGDHECECVYCYRVNRRLFLVPSDPGTPCRLCRTPRDQRGPETLAEPAQVRVSIPLSVLDPPHRYRIHRRKSFDASDTLALPRHCLLGWDILPPKSEKSSAPKSLDLWSSVSSEAQRRKLSAASLSHRAVPTRVPAPTPIWSEPSVPQPRAPRPNP, encoded by the exons ATGGTGGAGACCAGAGATCTGGCACAGCTGCGGCAGCTCAACCTGGAGCTCCTGAGGCAGCTGTGGGTCGGACAGGATGCCGTGCGGCGGTGCGTGGCCAAGGCAGCCTCAGAG TCAAGCCTGGGCTCCAGCAGCAGCTACGACTCAGAGATGCCGTCATCCCAAGAAGCATCCTCAGTGGCCTGGAGAGCCTCCTGCCCACGGGATGCCCACCAAGGTGACCCCTGTGATAGGGACGGGGCCAGCTCCGGGGTGGTCTCTCTCCCACCTGCCAAGTGCCTCCACCAGGAGTCCCCGGGCCCACGGAGGCCCCACTCAGCTCCCTTGCTGGCCACCTCAGGCTTGAGCGACCCAGAGCTTTCAGCAGAGCTGGACAGTCTAGACACCCAGGAGGCACAGGCCCTGAAGTCCATCCTGGCTCAGCGGAGCAAGCTGTCCGAG CCGAGAGTGACCAACAAGGAGTCTCCCGTGCCTGAGAAGAGCTGGCGCCTCAGACCGTGCCTGGGCTATGACTGGATTGCAG GGTCTCTGGACAACAGCTCTCCCGTCACCAGCAAGCCCGAGGCCTTCTTCTCGAAGCTGCAGAAGTTCCGGGAAGCCAACAAGGAGGAGTGTATTTGCAGTGACCCCGA ATCCCAGTTCCTAGGCCTGCAGGAGAGTGGTGCTGTGGAGGGGGACCACGAATGTGAGT GTGTGTATTGTTACCGTGTCAACCGGCGCCTGTTTCTGGTGCCTTCGGATCCCGGCACCCCCTGCCGCCTGTGCCGGACACCACGGGACCAGCGGGGTCCGGAGACCCTGGCAGAGCCAGCGCAGGTCAG GGTGAGCATCCCGCTGTCTGTCCTGGACCCCCCGCACCGGTACCGCATCCACCGGCGGAAGAGCTTCGACGCCTCCGACACGCTGGCGCTGCCCCGG CACTGCCTGCTGGGCTGGGACATTCTTCCTCCGAAGTCTGAGAAAAGCTCAGCCCCCAAGAGCCTGGACCTCTGGTCCAGTGTCTCTTCTGAGGCCCAACGTCGGAAGCTGTCAGCCGCCAGCCTTTCTCACCGG GCCGTGCCAACGCgggtcccagcccccaccccgaTCTGGTCAGAACCCTCCGTGCCCCAGCCCCGCGCCCCCCGGCCGAATCCCTGA
- the MIIP gene encoding migration and invasion-inhibitory protein isoform X3, protein MVETRDLAQLRQLNLELLRQLWVGQDAVRRCVAKAASESSLGSSSSYDSEMPSSQEASSVAWRASCPRDAHQGDPCDRDGASSGVVSLPPAKCLHQESPGPRRPHSAPLLATSGLSDPELSAELDSLDTQEAQALKSILAQRSKLSEPRVTNKESPVPEKSWRLRPCLGYDWIAGSLDNSSPVTSKPEAFFSKLQKFREANKEECICSDPESQFLGLQESGAVEGDHECECVYCYRVNRRLFLVPSDPGTPCRLCRTPRDQRGPETLAEPAQVRVSIPLSVLDPPHRYRIHRRKSFDASDTLALPRPES, encoded by the exons ATGGTGGAGACCAGAGATCTGGCACAGCTGCGGCAGCTCAACCTGGAGCTCCTGAGGCAGCTGTGGGTCGGACAGGATGCCGTGCGGCGGTGCGTGGCCAAGGCAGCCTCAGAG TCAAGCCTGGGCTCCAGCAGCAGCTACGACTCAGAGATGCCGTCATCCCAAGAAGCATCCTCAGTGGCCTGGAGAGCCTCCTGCCCACGGGATGCCCACCAAGGTGACCCCTGTGATAGGGACGGGGCCAGCTCCGGGGTGGTCTCTCTCCCACCTGCCAAGTGCCTCCACCAGGAGTCCCCGGGCCCACGGAGGCCCCACTCAGCTCCCTTGCTGGCCACCTCAGGCTTGAGCGACCCAGAGCTTTCAGCAGAGCTGGACAGTCTAGACACCCAGGAGGCACAGGCCCTGAAGTCCATCCTGGCTCAGCGGAGCAAGCTGTCCGAG CCGAGAGTGACCAACAAGGAGTCTCCCGTGCCTGAGAAGAGCTGGCGCCTCAGACCGTGCCTGGGCTATGACTGGATTGCAG GGTCTCTGGACAACAGCTCTCCCGTCACCAGCAAGCCCGAGGCCTTCTTCTCGAAGCTGCAGAAGTTCCGGGAAGCCAACAAGGAGGAGTGTATTTGCAGTGACCCCGA ATCCCAGTTCCTAGGCCTGCAGGAGAGTGGTGCTGTGGAGGGGGACCACGAATGTGAGT GTGTGTATTGTTACCGTGTCAACCGGCGCCTGTTTCTGGTGCCTTCGGATCCCGGCACCCCCTGCCGCCTGTGCCGGACACCACGGGACCAGCGGGGTCCGGAGACCCTGGCAGAGCCAGCGCAGGTCAG GGTGAGCATCCCGCTGTCTGTCCTGGACCCCCCGCACCGGTACCGCATCCACCGGCGGAAGAGCTTCGACGCCTCCGACACGCTGGCGCTGCCCCGG CCTGAGTCCTGA
- the MIIP gene encoding migration and invasion-inhibitory protein isoform X2 yields MVETRDLAQLRQLNLELLRQLWVGQDAVRRCVAKAASESSLGSSSSYDSEMPSSQEASSVAWRASCPRDAHQGDPCDRDGASSGVVSLPPAKCLHQESPGPRRPHSAPLLATSGLSDPELSAELDSLDTQEAQALKSILAQRSKLSEPRVTNKESPVPEKSWRLRPCLGYDWIAGSLDNSSPVTSKPEAFFSKLQKFREANKEECICSDPESQFLGLQESGAVEGDHECVYCYRVNRRLFLVPSDPGTPCRLCRTPRDQRGPETLAEPAQVRVSIPLSVLDPPHRYRIHRRKSFDASDTLALPRHCLLGWDILPPKSEKSSAPKSLDLWSSVSSEAQRRKLSAASLSHRAVPTRVPAPTPIWSEPSVPQPRAPRPNP; encoded by the exons ATGGTGGAGACCAGAGATCTGGCACAGCTGCGGCAGCTCAACCTGGAGCTCCTGAGGCAGCTGTGGGTCGGACAGGATGCCGTGCGGCGGTGCGTGGCCAAGGCAGCCTCAGAG TCAAGCCTGGGCTCCAGCAGCAGCTACGACTCAGAGATGCCGTCATCCCAAGAAGCATCCTCAGTGGCCTGGAGAGCCTCCTGCCCACGGGATGCCCACCAAGGTGACCCCTGTGATAGGGACGGGGCCAGCTCCGGGGTGGTCTCTCTCCCACCTGCCAAGTGCCTCCACCAGGAGTCCCCGGGCCCACGGAGGCCCCACTCAGCTCCCTTGCTGGCCACCTCAGGCTTGAGCGACCCAGAGCTTTCAGCAGAGCTGGACAGTCTAGACACCCAGGAGGCACAGGCCCTGAAGTCCATCCTGGCTCAGCGGAGCAAGCTGTCCGAG CCGAGAGTGACCAACAAGGAGTCTCCCGTGCCTGAGAAGAGCTGGCGCCTCAGACCGTGCCTGGGCTATGACTGGATTGCAG GGTCTCTGGACAACAGCTCTCCCGTCACCAGCAAGCCCGAGGCCTTCTTCTCGAAGCTGCAGAAGTTCCGGGAAGCCAACAAGGAGGAGTGTATTTGCAGTGACCCCGA ATCCCAGTTCCTAGGCCTGCAGGAGAGTGGTGCTGTGGAGGGGGACCACGAAT GTGTGTATTGTTACCGTGTCAACCGGCGCCTGTTTCTGGTGCCTTCGGATCCCGGCACCCCCTGCCGCCTGTGCCGGACACCACGGGACCAGCGGGGTCCGGAGACCCTGGCAGAGCCAGCGCAGGTCAG GGTGAGCATCCCGCTGTCTGTCCTGGACCCCCCGCACCGGTACCGCATCCACCGGCGGAAGAGCTTCGACGCCTCCGACACGCTGGCGCTGCCCCGG CACTGCCTGCTGGGCTGGGACATTCTTCCTCCGAAGTCTGAGAAAAGCTCAGCCCCCAAGAGCCTGGACCTCTGGTCCAGTGTCTCTTCTGAGGCCCAACGTCGGAAGCTGTCAGCCGCCAGCCTTTCTCACCGG GCCGTGCCAACGCgggtcccagcccccaccccgaTCTGGTCAGAACCCTCCGTGCCCCAGCCCCGCGCCCCCCGGCCGAATCCCTGA